One window from the genome of Faecalibacterium sp. HTF-F encodes:
- the ruvB gene encoding Holliday junction branch migration DNA helicase RuvB, whose protein sequence is MQDETALYGAKMMQPGMTAADSEENNLRPQHLEDYIGQEKVKQNLKIYLEAAKRRGEPMDHILLYGPPGLGKTTLAGIIANEMGVQIRITSGPAIEKPGDLAALLTNLQEGDVLFIDEIHRLSRQVEEVLYPALEDYALDIMIGKGPSAQSIRINLPRFTLVGATTRAGQITGPLRDRFGVLLKLELYGPDELSRIIQRSAGILDQPITPEGAYELAKCSRGTPRVANRFLKRIRDFATVLGDGIIDQDVALMGLKRMDVDALGLDELDRSLLRAIIEMYNGGPVGLETLAAALGEEAVTLEDLCEPYLMQMGFLTRTPRGRCATRLAYEHLGLKAPETGAPEENGQQSLF, encoded by the coding sequence ATGCAGGACGAAACCGCGCTGTATGGCGCAAAAATGATGCAGCCCGGCATGACTGCGGCGGACAGCGAGGAAAACAACCTCCGCCCGCAGCATCTGGAAGACTACATCGGGCAGGAAAAGGTCAAGCAGAACCTGAAGATCTATCTGGAAGCCGCTAAGCGGCGGGGGGAGCCCATGGACCACATCCTGCTCTACGGCCCGCCGGGTCTGGGCAAGACCACACTGGCGGGCATCATCGCCAACGAGATGGGGGTGCAGATCCGCATCACCAGCGGCCCGGCCATTGAAAAGCCCGGCGACCTTGCCGCCCTGCTGACCAACCTGCAGGAGGGCGATGTGCTGTTTATCGATGAGATCCACCGCCTGTCCCGGCAGGTGGAAGAGGTGCTGTATCCGGCGCTGGAAGACTATGCGCTGGATATCATGATCGGCAAGGGCCCCAGCGCCCAGAGCATCCGCATCAATCTGCCCCGGTTCACGCTGGTGGGGGCCACCACCCGTGCGGGCCAGATCACCGGCCCGCTGCGGGACCGTTTCGGCGTGCTGCTCAAGCTGGAGCTGTACGGCCCGGACGAGCTGAGCCGCATCATCCAGCGCTCGGCAGGCATTCTGGATCAGCCCATCACCCCGGAGGGCGCATACGAGCTGGCCAAATGCAGCCGGGGCACCCCCCGCGTGGCCAACCGCTTTTTGAAGCGCATCCGCGACTTTGCCACCGTGCTGGGCGATGGCATCATCGATCAGGACGTGGCCCTGATGGGTCTCAAGCGGATGGACGTGGACGCGCTGGGTCTGGATGAGCTGGACCGCAGCCTGCTGCGTGCCATCATTGAAATGTACAACGGCGGCCCGGTGGGTCTGGAAACGCTGGCGGCGGCTCTGGGTGAGGAAGCCGTCACGCTGGAAGACCTGTGTGAGCCGTATCTGATGCAGATGGGCTTTCTGACCCGGACGCCGCGGGGCCGCTGTGCCACCCGGCTGGCCTACGAGCATCTGGGCCTGAAAGCGCCGGAGACCGGCGCGCCTGAAGAGAATGGGCAGCAGAGTTTGTTCTGA
- a CDS encoding class I SAM-dependent methyltransferase gives MRPADTWKDYELLDATDGNRLERWGETILIRPDPQVVWKTPKQSPLWAKADAVYHRSNQGGGEWEYKRRLPEKWKISCGEGEDKLTLIVSPTGFKHTGVFPEQAVNWAWYAKKIRAAGRPVKVLNLFGYTGGATLACAAAGATVCHVDASKGIVAWGKDNAAASGLADRPIRWLVDDCAKFVAREKRRGNTYDGIIMDPPSYGRGPGGEIWKLEDCIYDLISQCEEVLSDTPLFFAVNSYTTGLSPAVMEYMLKTTLVPRFGGQTSCDEIGLPVSATGGVVPCGATAIWEE, from the coding sequence ATGCGCCCTGCAGATACCTGGAAAGATTACGAACTGCTGGATGCCACCGACGGCAACCGTCTGGAGCGCTGGGGTGAGACCATCCTCATCCGCCCGGACCCGCAGGTGGTGTGGAAAACGCCCAAGCAGAGCCCCCTGTGGGCAAAGGCGGATGCGGTGTACCACCGCTCCAATCAGGGCGGCGGCGAGTGGGAGTACAAGCGCCGTCTGCCCGAAAAGTGGAAGATCAGCTGCGGCGAGGGCGAGGATAAGCTCACCCTCATCGTCAGCCCCACCGGCTTCAAGCACACCGGCGTGTTCCCGGAGCAGGCCGTCAACTGGGCATGGTACGCCAAAAAGATCCGTGCCGCAGGCCGCCCGGTAAAGGTGCTGAACCTGTTCGGCTACACCGGCGGTGCCACGCTGGCCTGTGCGGCGGCAGGTGCCACCGTCTGCCATGTGGATGCCTCCAAGGGCATTGTGGCGTGGGGCAAGGACAATGCCGCGGCAAGCGGCCTTGCCGACCGGCCCATCCGCTGGCTGGTGGACGACTGTGCCAAGTTCGTTGCCCGCGAAAAGCGCCGCGGCAACACCTACGACGGCATCATCATGGACCCGCCCAGTTACGGGCGCGGCCCTGGCGGTGAGATCTGGAAGCTGGAGGACTGCATCTACGATCTCATTAGCCAGTGCGAAGAGGTGCTGAGCGATACGCCGTTGTTTTTTGCAGTGAACAGCTACACCACCGGCCTGTCCCCGGCGGTCATGGAATATATGCTCAAGACCACGCTGGTGCCCCGCTTTGGCGGGCAGACCTCCTGCGATGAGATCGGCCTGCCGGTCTCTGCCACCGGCGGCGTGGTGCCCTGCGGCGCAACCGCCATCTGGGAAGAATAA
- the glmM gene encoding phosphoglucosamine mutase translates to MGKYFGTDGVRGVAGADLTCELAMKIGRGAAAVLTGSTGHRPRILIGRDTRQSGDMLEAALTAGLCSVGADVESLGVLPTPAVAYLVGRYNADAGIVISASHNPMEFNGIKIFAGTGYKLPDEVENEIEVYIDNDCAGIELKTGAEVGRVYRRDDGLQDYVDHLYESIHGDLTGLNVCIDCANGASAAVAQKLFPRLGAKCTFIGIAPDGENINKGVGSTHLENLEKAVVEGGFDCGIAFDGDADRCLGCDEKGQEMDGDKIIALLAMTMKEKGRLDGDTAVVTVMSNLGFIKYMEAQGINTEKTAVGDRYVLENMRENGFAIGGEQSGHVILLHHATTGDGELTAGKLLKLLAESGKKMSELNGIYAQYPQVLVNVTANAAQKKAYKEDEVLAGFIENEQQKLMGMGRVLVRVSGTEPKIRVMVEGQDLDAIHRCADRIVDKINKRILGQ, encoded by the coding sequence ATGGGAAAATACTTTGGAACCGATGGCGTGCGCGGTGTAGCGGGCGCAGACCTGACCTGTGAACTGGCTATGAAGATCGGCCGCGGCGCTGCTGCGGTGCTCACCGGCAGCACCGGCCACCGTCCGCGCATCCTCATCGGCAGGGACACCCGCCAGTCCGGCGATATGCTGGAAGCAGCCCTGACAGCCGGTCTGTGCAGTGTGGGTGCGGATGTGGAGAGCCTTGGCGTTCTGCCCACGCCCGCTGTGGCCTATCTGGTGGGCAGATACAATGCAGATGCCGGTATCGTGATCTCGGCGTCCCACAACCCGATGGAGTTCAACGGCATCAAGATCTTTGCCGGTACCGGCTACAAGCTGCCGGACGAGGTGGAGAACGAGATCGAGGTCTACATCGACAACGACTGCGCGGGCATCGAACTGAAGACCGGTGCCGAGGTGGGCCGTGTTTACCGCCGCGACGACGGCCTGCAGGACTATGTGGATCACCTGTATGAGTCCATCCACGGCGACCTGACCGGCCTGAACGTCTGCATCGACTGTGCAAACGGTGCTTCTGCCGCTGTGGCGCAGAAGCTGTTCCCCCGTCTGGGCGCAAAGTGCACCTTTATCGGTATTGCACCGGACGGTGAGAACATCAACAAGGGTGTGGGCAGCACCCATCTGGAAAATCTGGAAAAGGCCGTGGTGGAAGGCGGCTTTGACTGCGGCATTGCATTTGACGGCGACGCCGACCGCTGCCTTGGCTGCGACGAAAAGGGTCAGGAGATGGACGGCGACAAGATCATTGCCCTGCTGGCGATGACCATGAAGGAAAAAGGCCGTCTGGACGGTGACACCGCTGTGGTCACGGTCATGTCCAATCTGGGCTTCATCAAGTACATGGAGGCACAGGGCATCAACACCGAAAAGACCGCCGTGGGCGACCGCTATGTGCTGGAAAACATGCGCGAGAACGGGTTTGCCATCGGCGGCGAGCAGAGCGGCCATGTGATCCTGCTGCACCATGCCACCACCGGTGACGGTGAGCTGACCGCCGGCAAGCTGCTCAAGCTGCTGGCGGAGAGCGGCAAAAAGATGAGCGAACTGAACGGGATCTATGCCCAGTACCCGCAGGTGCTGGTGAATGTGACCGCCAACGCCGCCCAGAAAAAAGCCTATAAAGAGGACGAAGTGCTGGCCGGTTTCATTGAGAACGAGCAGCAGAAGCTCATGGGCATGGGCCGCGTGCTGGTGCGGGTGTCCGGCACCGAGCCGAAGATCCGCGTGATGGTGGAGGGCCAGGATCTGGACGCCATCCACCGCTGCGCCGACCGCATCGTGGATAAGATCAACAAACGCATTCTGGGACAGTAA
- the ruvA gene encoding Holliday junction branch migration protein RuvA — protein MIYCLTGKIVKKSMNAVVLSCGGVGYYAQCPASVAGALPGVGREATIYTVMSVTENDVSLYGFATEEQQACFEMLTAVSGVGPKVGLAILSVMEPERVALAISAGDHKAFKAASGVGPKLAQRIVLELKDKVAKGFVDGISLEDVAGASAQTPAAQSSSQAIAALVSLGYSQSEAALAVAKIDATLPVEEIIKLALRGMAAGRR, from the coding sequence ATGATCTACTGTCTGACAGGAAAAATCGTCAAAAAAAGCATGAATGCCGTGGTGCTCAGCTGCGGCGGTGTGGGCTACTACGCCCAGTGCCCGGCCAGCGTGGCGGGCGCACTGCCCGGCGTTGGCAGGGAAGCCACCATCTACACCGTGATGAGCGTCACCGAGAACGATGTGAGCCTCTACGGCTTTGCCACCGAGGAGCAGCAGGCCTGCTTTGAGATGCTGACCGCCGTGTCCGGCGTGGGCCCCAAGGTGGGCCTTGCCATCCTGAGCGTGATGGAGCCGGAGCGGGTGGCACTGGCGATCTCGGCGGGGGACCACAAGGCGTTCAAGGCGGCTTCCGGCGTGGGCCCCAAGCTTGCCCAGCGCATCGTGCTGGAGCTGAAGGACAAGGTCGCCAAGGGCTTTGTGGATGGCATCTCGCTGGAGGATGTGGCGGGGGCTTCTGCGCAGACGCCCGCTGCCCAGAGCAGCAGTCAGGCCATTGCGGCGCTGGTATCACTGGGCTACAGCCAGAGCGAGGCCGCACTGGCTGTAGCCAAGATCGATGCAACATTGCCCGTGGAAGAGATCATCAAGCTGGCCCTGCGCGGCATGGCAGCAGGCAGGAGGTAA
- a CDS encoding DUF5711 family protein: MSKIRRGDHSSEGEPLSAGRVEYLEAARARVRTRRIRRTVIIVAVLTILVLFATGAVGSSIARAKDLVDTAVIALAPAPGWPQQTGITDPDTVQQLSGAFVEMGGDSCAVYSMNGTRLNSIQSGYARPAIAAGKTRFVLYNRSGSELRVESRTQNLYTKTMDSTIYLCAVADAGQVAVVTDNADSAAALTVYNSSMQQQLVWNLTSEQGIPLRMAFSPDSRRLAAAAVTAVGGQLTTNLYALPLAQGDPVLLSTENSVPQWMGWLSNGFLLVIYENRAVLYNTTGGSIGERASYDFGGSTLVSVSAENNGVALLLSNGQTSTAVLLDGELTVGYSGSVLSASQIIRAKNDGFYLLTDSTVERFNNVGEFQWSQPLSARPRALVEGRQILVFTGNTVQVLTPPEQAASSGQ; this comes from the coding sequence ATGAGCAAAATTCGCCGCGGCGACCATTCCAGCGAAGGGGAGCCGCTTTCTGCCGGGCGCGTCGAATATCTGGAAGCCGCCCGGGCCCGGGTGCGCACACGGCGCATCCGCCGCACCGTCATCATCGTAGCGGTGCTGACCATCCTTGTCCTGTTTGCCACCGGCGCGGTGGGTTCCTCCATCGCACGGGCAAAGGATCTGGTGGATACGGCTGTTATCGCGCTGGCCCCGGCGCCCGGCTGGCCGCAGCAGACCGGCATCACCGACCCGGACACGGTGCAGCAGCTTTCCGGTGCCTTTGTGGAGATGGGCGGGGACAGCTGTGCTGTTTACAGCATGAACGGCACCCGGCTCAACAGCATCCAGAGCGGCTACGCCCGCCCGGCCATTGCGGCCGGCAAGACCCGCTTTGTGCTGTACAACCGCTCCGGCAGTGAGCTGCGGGTGGAAAGCCGCACCCAGAACCTTTATACCAAGACCATGGACAGCACCATCTACCTGTGCGCCGTGGCAGACGCCGGGCAGGTGGCTGTTGTGACCGACAATGCCGACAGCGCGGCAGCGCTGACCGTTTACAATTCCAGCATGCAGCAGCAGCTGGTCTGGAACCTGACCAGCGAGCAGGGCATACCCCTGCGCATGGCGTTTTCGCCGGACAGCCGCCGCCTTGCCGCAGCCGCTGTGACGGCAGTGGGCGGGCAGCTGACCACCAACCTGTATGCGCTGCCCCTTGCACAGGGCGATCCGGTGTTGCTGAGCACCGAGAACAGTGTGCCCCAGTGGATGGGCTGGCTGTCCAACGGCTTTCTGCTGGTGATCTACGAGAACCGCGCCGTGCTGTACAACACCACCGGCGGCAGCATCGGCGAGCGTGCCAGCTATGATTTTGGCGGCAGCACCCTCGTCAGCGTGTCTGCCGAAAACAATGGTGTGGCCCTGCTGCTGAGCAATGGCCAGACCAGCACGGCGGTGCTGCTGGACGGGGAGCTGACCGTGGGTTACAGCGGCAGCGTGCTCTCGGCCAGCCAGATCATCCGGGCAAAGAACGACGGCTTCTACCTGCTCACCGACAGCACGGTGGAACGCTTCAACAATGTGGGCGAGTTCCAGTGGAGCCAGCCGCTTTCGGCCCGGCCCCGGGCACTGGTCGAGGGCAGGCAGATCTTGGTGTTCACCGGCAACACGGTGCAGGTGCTCACGCCGCCGGAGCAGGCAGCTTCCAGCGGACAGTGA
- a CDS encoding energy-coupling factor transporter ATPase: MADIIKVEHLSYVYNPGMPNAVTALDDVSFTVEEGDFVGIIGATGSGKSTLITHMNGLNKPTSGKIYIDGRDLWADPEKIRDFRFLTGLVFQYPEYQLFEETCYKDIAFGPKNMGLDEAEIDRRVHEAADFVGLDPALLERSPFELSGGQKRRVAVAGVMAMKPRILVLDEPAAGLDPEGRDDILSEVKEYHKKTGTTVLLVSHSMEDIAKYANRVLVMSNKKIAMYDTVEKVFARAPELLELGLSVPQVTKIFLKLREMGVDVPADVYTIPYAVKMILEAKRRRDAGESLVLPREAKQKGGADGC; encoded by the coding sequence ATGGCAGATATCATCAAAGTAGAACATCTGAGCTACGTCTACAACCCCGGCATGCCCAACGCGGTCACTGCGCTGGACGATGTGAGCTTTACGGTGGAAGAGGGCGACTTTGTGGGCATCATCGGGGCCACCGGCTCCGGCAAGAGCACCCTCATCACCCACATGAACGGCCTGAACAAGCCTACCAGCGGCAAAATCTATATCGATGGGCGCGATCTGTGGGCCGACCCGGAGAAGATCCGGGATTTCCGCTTCCTCACCGGTCTGGTGTTCCAGTATCCGGAATACCAGCTGTTCGAGGAGACCTGCTATAAGGACATCGCCTTTGGCCCCAAGAACATGGGTCTGGACGAAGCCGAGATCGACCGCCGCGTGCATGAAGCCGCCGATTTCGTTGGTCTTGACCCGGCCCTGCTGGAACGCAGCCCCTTTGAGCTGTCCGGCGGTCAGAAGCGCCGGGTTGCCGTGGCGGGCGTCATGGCTATGAAGCCCCGCATCCTTGTGCTGGACGAGCCTGCTGCGGGCCTTGACCCGGAGGGACGGGACGACATCCTCAGCGAAGTAAAGGAATACCACAAAAAGACCGGCACCACTGTGCTGCTGGTGTCCCACAGCATGGAGGACATTGCCAAGTATGCCAACCGTGTTCTCGTGATGAGCAATAAGAAAATTGCCATGTACGACACGGTGGAAAAAGTCTTTGCCCGCGCTCCGGAGCTGCTGGAGCTGGGCCTTTCCGTGCCGCAGGTGACGAAAATTTTCCTCAAGCTGCGGGAGATGGGGGTGGATGTGCCCGCCGATGTGTACACCATCCCCTATGCGGTCAAGATGATCCTGGAGGCGAAGCGCCGCCGGGATGCAGGCGAGAGCCTTGTGCTCCCGCGGGAAGCAAAGCAGAAAGGAGGTGCTGACGGATGCTGA
- the truA gene encoding tRNA pseudouridine(38-40) synthase TruA, whose product MNFLLTLAYDGTNYCGFQVQPNGRSVAAAFQDALEAVLGSRPDIKGCSRTDAGVHALGFRLNFHADTRIPAAKLPLALNQHLPPDIRVLDAQPVPEDFHARYAAHTKTYLYRIHNHPIDSPFDAAYYTRVPRHLDESRMQAAAQQFVGRHDFLALCAAGSSAAAHGDTVRTITDCHVTRKGDEIDIEVTADGYLYNMVRILAGTLCEAGAGRLDPAEIPAILASRDRSRAGPTLPAKGLFLKCVEYDL is encoded by the coding sequence ATGAATTTTTTACTTACTCTTGCCTACGACGGCACGAACTACTGCGGCTTTCAGGTGCAGCCCAACGGGCGCAGCGTGGCCGCTGCGTTTCAGGACGCGCTGGAAGCGGTGCTGGGCTCCCGGCCCGACATCAAGGGCTGCAGCCGCACCGATGCGGGGGTGCATGCGCTGGGCTTCCGGCTGAACTTCCACGCCGATACCCGCATCCCGGCAGCAAAGCTGCCGCTGGCGCTGAACCAGCATCTGCCGCCGGACATCCGGGTGCTGGATGCGCAGCCGGTGCCGGAGGACTTCCACGCCCGGTACGCCGCCCACACCAAGACCTATCTCTACCGCATCCACAACCACCCCATCGATTCGCCTTTTGATGCGGCCTATTACACCCGGGTGCCCCGGCATCTGGACGAATCCAGAATGCAGGCGGCGGCGCAGCAGTTCGTGGGCAGGCACGATTTTCTGGCCCTGTGCGCGGCGGGCTCTTCCGCTGCAGCCCATGGCGACACGGTGCGCACCATCACGGACTGTCACGTTACCCGCAAGGGGGACGAGATCGACATTGAAGTGACCGCCGACGGCTACCTGTACAACATGGTGCGCATTCTGGCGGGCACTTTGTGTGAAGCGGGTGCAGGCCGGCTGGACCCGGCGGAGATCCCCGCCATTCTGGCAAGCCGCGACCGCAGCCGCGCCGGGCCGACCCTGCCAGCCAAAGGCCTGTTTTTAAAATGTGTGGAGTATGATCTGTAA
- a CDS encoding energy-coupling factor transporter transmembrane component T family protein, with protein MLRDITIGQHFPGNSLVHRFDPRLKLVLTIAYIVLLFAASNPLGLTLSILFLAVMYRVAKIPGKMILKSLKPILPIVVFTAVLNLFFVSGEGEPLVHIGFLTIYAEGVRYAVLMAVRVMALIAGTSLLTYTTSPIVLTDAIEQLLKPLGKLHFPVHELAMMMSIALRFIPTLIEETDKIMNAQKARGAQLDTGKMTDRVKALVPVLIPLFISAFRRADELAMAMECRCYRGGDGRTRLKVLRCEKQDYIDLAVCIACFAVILASRLVFPNF; from the coding sequence ATGCTGAGAGATATCACCATTGGCCAGCACTTTCCGGGCAACAGTCTGGTGCACCGGTTCGACCCGCGCCTGAAGCTGGTGCTGACCATCGCTTATATCGTGCTGCTGTTTGCAGCCTCCAATCCGCTGGGCCTTACCCTTTCCATCCTGTTTCTGGCAGTGATGTACCGGGTGGCAAAGATCCCCGGCAAAATGATCCTGAAGAGCCTGAAGCCCATCCTGCCCATCGTGGTGTTCACGGCGGTGCTCAACCTGTTCTTTGTGTCGGGCGAGGGCGAACCGCTGGTGCATATCGGGTTTTTGACCATTTATGCCGAGGGCGTGCGCTATGCGGTGCTGATGGCGGTGCGCGTCATGGCGCTCATCGCGGGCACCAGCCTGCTCACCTACACCACCAGCCCCATCGTGCTCACGGACGCCATTGAGCAGCTGCTCAAGCCGCTGGGCAAACTGCACTTCCCGGTGCATGAGCTGGCCATGATGATGAGCATTGCCCTGCGCTTCATCCCCACCCTCATTGAGGAGACGGATAAGATCATGAACGCCCAGAAGGCCCGTGGTGCCCAGCTGGACACCGGCAAAATGACCGACCGGGTCAAGGCGCTGGTGCCGGTGCTCATTCCGCTGTTCATTTCGGCCTTCCGCCGTGCGGACGAGCTGGCCATGGCTATGGAATGCCGCTGCTACCGGGGCGGCGATGGCCGCACCCGCCTGAAGGTGCTGCGCTGCGAAAAGCAGGATTATATCGATCTGGCCGTGTGCATCGCCTGCTTTGCAGTGATCCTTGCCTCCCGGCTGGTGTTCCCGAATTTTTAA
- a CDS encoding energy-coupling factor transporter ATPase: protein MEETILTAQNLKFRYDSDQPVYALDGVSTEVKRGEFVAVLGANGCGKSTLAKHFNAILLPESGKVYVEGMDTADDDKIYDIRQTVGMVFQNPDNQIVATVVEEDVAFALENLGVPPEEMRRRVDDSMKMAGIYEYRERAPHNLSGGQKQRVAIAGVVAMRPDCLILDEATAMLDPRGREQVMQTIHYLNRNMGITVVSITHYMEEAAQADRVLVMSKGHVVMEGTPKEVFSQTEKVRSLHLDVPQAAELRDELVKAGIPMPEGIINTGECAQALYELLQ from the coding sequence ATGGAAGAGACGATTTTAACAGCACAAAATCTGAAATTCCGCTACGACAGCGACCAGCCGGTTTACGCACTGGACGGTGTCTCAACGGAAGTAAAGCGCGGCGAATTTGTGGCCGTGCTGGGTGCCAACGGCTGCGGCAAGTCCACTCTGGCAAAGCACTTCAACGCCATCCTGCTGCCGGAGAGCGGCAAGGTCTACGTGGAAGGCATGGACACCGCAGACGATGACAAGATCTATGATATCCGCCAGACCGTGGGTATGGTGTTCCAGAACCCGGACAACCAGATCGTTGCCACCGTGGTGGAGGAAGACGTTGCCTTTGCACTGGAAAATCTTGGCGTGCCGCCGGAGGAGATGCGCCGCCGCGTGGACGACTCCATGAAGATGGCCGGCATCTATGAATACCGCGAGCGTGCGCCCCACAACCTTTCCGGCGGCCAGAAGCAGCGCGTCGCCATTGCGGGCGTGGTTGCCATGCGGCCGGACTGCCTGATATTAGACGAAGCCACCGCCATGCTGGACCCCCGGGGCCGTGAGCAGGTGATGCAGACCATCCACTACCTGAACAGGAATATGGGCATCACCGTGGTGTCCATCACCCACTACATGGAGGAAGCTGCGCAGGCAGACCGTGTGCTGGTGATGAGCAAGGGCCATGTGGTGATGGAGGGCACCCCCAAAGAGGTGTTCAGCCAGACCGAGAAGGTGCGCTCCCTGCATCTGGACGTGCCGCAGGCCGCAGAGCTGCGGGACGAGCTGGTGAAGGCCGGCATCCCGATGCCGGAGGGCATCATCAACACCGGCGAATGCGCACAGGCTCTGTACGAGCTTTTGCAGTAA